A stretch of Anaerobiospirillum thomasii DNA encodes these proteins:
- a CDS encoding glycosyltransferase family 2 protein codes for MKLSVIIPIYNNSQFFDRFLDCIIAQQVEDCEFIVVDDGSKEDIYSELKKKIEKADDKRVRLIRLNKNLGYGAAVNYGIDNSYGEYIGLYEPDDIIQKDFFSVLLEYANCNSIDIIKYNGLIKRKDNKDYKIFSYNKNYTNKIFNMHTYKRLGYSHPSITNGIYRKEFLRKNWIKFCHGKGASYQDQQFRISIWYANPRILIIDDCKYIYCFHDNQSVSNHNDKIDNIILNWKEEYSYLKLHYSGQLVFFIYSFYREIKGIKNKVSYENYIKLKSLYFELYRSCRVDFIKAFSLRKNIIEFINFYLFTLRLM; via the coding sequence ATGAAGCTAAGTGTAATTATCCCTATATACAACAATTCACAATTTTTTGATAGATTTTTGGATTGCATAATAGCTCAACAAGTAGAAGATTGTGAATTTATAGTAGTAGATGATGGATCTAAAGAAGATATATATAGTGAACTTAAAAAGAAAATTGAGAAAGCTGATGATAAAAGAGTTCGCTTAATAAGGCTTAATAAAAATCTAGGTTATGGAGCCGCAGTTAATTATGGTATTGATAATTCATATGGCGAATATATTGGACTATATGAGCCCGATGATATTATCCAAAAAGATTTCTTTTCTGTGTTATTAGAATATGCAAATTGTAATAGTATAGACATTATCAAATATAATGGACTGATAAAAAGAAAAGATAATAAAGACTACAAAATATTTTCTTATAATAAAAATTACACAAATAAAATCTTTAATATGCACACATATAAAAGATTAGGGTATTCACACCCTTCTATTACAAATGGCATATATAGGAAGGAATTTCTAAGAAAGAATTGGATAAAATTTTGTCATGGTAAAGGTGCGTCATACCAGGATCAGCAGTTTAGAATTAGTATATGGTATGCAAACCCGAGAATATTAATAATAGATGATTGTAAATACATTTATTGTTTTCATGACAATCAGTCTGTTTCTAATCATAATGACAAAATTGATAACATAATTTTAAACTGGAAAGAAGAATATAGTTATCTTAAATTACACTATAGCGGGCAACTAGTTTTTTTTATTTATAGTTTTTATAGAGAAATTAAAGGTATAAAAAACAAAGTAAGCTACGAAAATTATATAAAACTTAAGTCTCTTTACTTTGAACTTTATAGGTCATGTAGAGTTGACTTTATAAAGGCTTTTTCTTTAAGAAAGAACATTATTGAATTTATAAATTTTTACTTATTTACATTGAGGTTAATGTGA
- a CDS encoding DNA-binding protein has protein sequence MTTSKSDKKAFRDDLTKEKFDEAVSTLNKQGKKLTIRAIKELVGGANETISAFMRQYNKTIMEASFNETMPESFQQDMQRVALNLFESFRDKINADRTRLQNEYDAKHKEIGELMSEAQKELHLAQEKLKEQDAQIAKKDERIKELESLLAEQTKTNAHLTKRLEQQSDDKQQAILEAIARLGK, from the coding sequence ATGACAACATCTAAATCAGATAAAAAAGCTTTTCGTGACGATCTGACCAAAGAGAAATTTGATGAGGCTGTATCTACCCTTAATAAGCAAGGTAAAAAACTGACTATACGTGCTATTAAAGAGCTTGTCGGAGGCGCTAATGAAACCATATCAGCATTTATGCGTCAGTACAATAAAACCATTATGGAGGCCAGTTTTAATGAAACTATGCCAGAAAGCTTCCAGCAGGACATGCAAAGGGTGGCATTAAACCTGTTTGAGTCTTTTAGAGATAAGATCAATGCCGACAGAACCCGACTGCAAAATGAGTATGATGCAAAGCATAAGGAAATAGGTGAGCTTATGTCAGAGGCACAAAAGGAGCTGCATCTAGCTCAGGAGAAGCTAAAAGAGCAAGATGCTCAAATTGCTAAAAAGGATGAAAGGATAAAAGAGCTTGAGTCTCTTTTAGCGGAGCAAACCAAGACCAACGCACATTTAACCAAGCGGCTGGAGCAGCAAAGCGATGACAAGCAGCAGGCTATACTGGAGGCTATAGCCAGGCTTGGTAAATAA
- a CDS encoding Mu transposase domain-containing protein, with protein sequence MPRINYIAKHKKKIGSGGQMDPDTLKRALIKALTMTAAQLEHEGFSHGTAQRLRRKVAELKLTRESIGGMTSKELHKLYYKKTRPVQSNNKIMPDIDYLQDKYIKSHLEAKTPSQKKLALTRKSVIELYYFNDPKNKEFVDSGESSFLSLSRVCHIWREHEKQIKRPVYMKEHEMAGEAEYDFTGVRLPYVVNGATHYATFIVAVLTGSRYIFVKAIANQSQPVVCDAIADSFRYFGGCPHVIRIDNFKAAVKKAARYQGQLTDEMINFKEFFNIGVFTCRSGRPKDKGAVEAAVKYVTRYALSIANNHVKDGNPFSSLDEINSFIAPHIARMNECKVRGMKSSRKELFDIEKGLLQQPASWDYRFFESFIITVSETARFTFEDHTYAIPSKWIGQKVTVHTTNQTVSFLSLDTVIVSYKRMDGVKGLSAIHGVIEKQHLIYDIFSIKNQEDLLLEWAEAIGEHVKSWCDFQLTHCKYGYADKIRYIHKFLTIVKANKAHYSIFDRCVKEHMYKGFDSIICSELIKIWERYEKPAIYNYDDVYNDKTYMALGEAVILGHCDLMLWPLPQKEITSQTSSTQGSENQSRPKEFLNGHAVYDERFAYIKNQLS encoded by the coding sequence ATGCCAAGGATAAATTACATTGCAAAACATAAAAAGAAAATTGGTAGTGGAGGACAAATGGATCCAGATACCTTAAAGCGGGCTTTAATTAAAGCCCTGACTATGACGGCAGCACAGCTGGAGCATGAGGGGTTTTCTCATGGCACGGCACAGCGTCTGCGTCGTAAAGTTGCTGAGCTCAAGTTAACCCGAGAGTCTATTGGAGGTATGACCAGTAAAGAGCTTCATAAACTCTACTATAAAAAGACAAGGCCTGTACAAAGCAACAATAAAATTATGCCTGATATAGATTACCTACAAGACAAATATATCAAGTCGCATCTTGAGGCAAAGACACCGTCACAAAAGAAACTGGCTTTAACCAGGAAGTCAGTGATTGAGCTTTATTACTTCAATGATCCAAAAAATAAAGAGTTCGTTGATAGTGGAGAGAGTAGCTTCTTGTCTTTATCTCGTGTATGCCATATATGGCGGGAGCATGAAAAACAGATTAAGAGGCCTGTTTATATGAAAGAGCATGAAATGGCTGGTGAGGCTGAGTATGACTTTACAGGAGTTAGATTGCCCTATGTGGTTAACGGCGCCACCCACTATGCCACATTTATCGTGGCTGTACTTACTGGATCGCGCTATATCTTTGTCAAAGCTATTGCCAATCAGTCTCAACCTGTGGTGTGTGATGCCATAGCTGACAGCTTTAGATATTTTGGTGGCTGTCCCCATGTCATACGCATTGATAATTTCAAAGCAGCTGTTAAGAAGGCTGCTCGTTATCAGGGTCAGCTTACAGATGAGATGATTAATTTTAAAGAGTTTTTTAATATAGGGGTCTTTACCTGTCGCAGCGGACGGCCTAAAGACAAGGGCGCTGTCGAAGCTGCTGTAAAGTATGTTACCCGTTATGCTCTGTCTATTGCCAACAACCACGTAAAAGACGGCAATCCTTTCAGTTCATTAGATGAGATAAACTCTTTTATCGCGCCTCATATTGCCAGGATGAATGAATGCAAGGTAAGGGGCATGAAGAGCTCAAGAAAGGAGCTTTTTGATATTGAAAAAGGTTTATTGCAACAGCCTGCCTCATGGGATTACAGGTTCTTTGAAAGCTTCATTATAACAGTGTCTGAGACTGCCCGCTTTACTTTTGAAGATCATACATACGCAATACCATCTAAATGGATTGGACAGAAAGTCACAGTGCATACCACTAATCAGACAGTTAGTTTTTTAAGCCTTGATACTGTTATTGTAAGTTATAAAAGAATGGATGGCGTAAAAGGCCTGTCAGCCATCCATGGTGTTATTGAAAAACAACACCTTATATATGACATCTTTAGCATAAAAAATCAAGAAGATTTACTGTTGGAGTGGGCAGAAGCTATTGGGGAGCATGTTAAAAGCTGGTGTGATTTCCAGCTCACGCACTGCAAATATGGATATGCTGACAAAATAAGATATATACACAAATTCCTGACCATTGTTAAAGCCAATAAAGCTCACTACAGCATCTTTGATCGCTGCGTCAAAGAGCATATGTACAAAGGCTTTGACAGTATCATATGTTCTGAGCTTATAAAGATATGGGAGAGATATGAAAAGCCTGCCATATACAATTATGATGACGTCTACAATGACAAGACCTATATGGCCCTTGGTGAAGCTGTCATCTTAGGACATTGCGATCTCATGCTCTGGCCATTGCCTCAAAAAGAAATCACATCACAAACCTCATCTACGCAGGGTTCTGAGAACCAATCTAGGCCTAAAGAATTTTTAAACGGCCATGCTGTATACGATGAGCGCTTTGCTTATATAAAAAATCAACTTAGCTAG
- a CDS encoding UDP-galactopyranose mutase: MRDIYLIGAGLFNLTCARILAEKGYKCHIYDSRAYLGGNCADTVDATTGILYHIHGPHILHLDNLEVLNFLKRFGDWSYFHHEVKTCYKDNLYPMPINLETINKFFNLNLKPFELAAFLKSKAETKERINNMEDFLISEIGSELYEAFFKGYTIKQWGKNPSDLPTNTIARIPIRSNYQSTYYKKKYSFLPDDGYHSIFEKMVDHKNIYLTLSNQISNKEVFEYAKDDLTFYSGPIDKLFNYKYGDLEWRTVYFLMKYHNVQDMQGISVINYPESKFPYTRVCEPKHFYIDKYTKNHKSLLIEEYSKQFDKNTDDTPYYPIGDMENKKKFDTYKTEAVKYKNLYCVGRLGNYAYTDMENTVDNAFKLCQNIRV, from the coding sequence GTGAGAGATATTTATTTAATTGGCGCAGGACTTTTCAACTTAACTTGCGCAAGAATCCTCGCGGAAAAAGGATATAAATGTCACATATATGACAGTCGCGCTTACCTTGGAGGAAACTGTGCAGACACTGTAGATGCAACAACAGGAATTTTATATCATATTCATGGACCTCATATTCTGCACTTAGATAACCTTGAAGTTTTAAACTTCTTAAAACGATTTGGTGACTGGTCATATTTTCATCACGAAGTGAAAACATGTTATAAAGACAATCTTTATCCAATGCCAATTAATCTTGAAACAATAAATAAGTTCTTTAATCTTAATTTAAAACCTTTTGAGCTGGCAGCATTTTTAAAGAGTAAAGCAGAGACGAAAGAGCGTATCAATAATATGGAAGACTTCCTTATTTCAGAGATTGGCTCAGAATTGTATGAAGCATTTTTTAAAGGGTACACTATAAAACAATGGGGAAAGAATCCTTCCGACCTTCCAACTAATACAATTGCAAGAATACCTATTAGGAGTAACTATCAATCTACATACTATAAAAAGAAATACTCTTTTCTACCCGATGATGGCTATCATAGTATTTTTGAGAAAATGGTTGATCATAAAAATATCTACCTAACATTGAGTAATCAAATATCAAATAAGGAAGTATTTGAGTATGCTAAAGATGACCTCACATTTTATAGTGGCCCTATTGATAAGCTATTTAATTATAAGTATGGAGATTTAGAATGGAGAACTGTATACTTTCTAATGAAATACCATAATGTGCAAGACATGCAAGGTATCAGTGTTATTAATTATCCTGAGAGTAAATTCCCATATACAAGAGTTTGTGAGCCTAAGCATTTTTATATAGATAAGTATACTAAGAATCACAAGTCACTACTAATAGAGGAATACTCAAAGCAATTTGATAAAAATACTGATGATACTCCTTATTACCCTATTGGTGATATGGAAAATAAGAAGAAATTTGATACTTATAAAACTGAAGCTGTCAAATATAAGAATTTATACTGTGTTGGTAGATTAGGTAACTATGCTTACACTGATATGGAAAACACAGTAGATAACGCATTCAAACTGTGCCAAAACATTAGGGTATAA
- a CDS encoding ATP-binding protein translates to MSLTNIQSLLRELDMRGALEQFNAYVNNPQELEATSIDTILTNMLTAEQNTRNKRRQESLIKASRLPVKAELCMILKDLERSDPTFINKIDSLSSLEFVEKCYNLTIYGKAGSGKTFIASALGRRNCCLGNSTLYYSTKDIIANLHMNLGSASYATKLKVITGKSMLILDDFCLTPYDADEKSILFDILDKRYGKKSTVILSQKSPDAWIDILKGGIDGDSLSESIVERCSNNNYTLIVPGTSRRTSVDED, encoded by the coding sequence ATGTCACTTACAAATATTCAATCTTTATTACGTGAGCTGGATATGAGGGGAGCTTTAGAGCAGTTTAATGCATATGTAAACAACCCTCAGGAGCTGGAGGCCACCAGCATTGATACCATTTTGACCAATATGCTCACAGCTGAGCAGAATACAAGAAATAAAAGACGTCAGGAGTCTTTAATTAAAGCTTCTAGACTGCCGGTAAAGGCAGAGCTTTGCATGATATTAAAAGATCTAGAACGCAGTGACCCTACATTTATCAATAAGATAGATAGCTTAAGCTCTCTTGAGTTTGTAGAAAAGTGCTACAACCTGACCATATACGGTAAAGCTGGATCTGGTAAAACCTTTATTGCTTCAGCTTTAGGGAGACGCAACTGCTGTCTTGGCAACTCAACTTTATACTACTCAACCAAAGACATTATAGCCAACCTGCACATGAATTTAGGCTCTGCAAGCTACGCCACCAAGTTAAAAGTTATAACAGGTAAAAGCATGCTTATCCTGGACGACTTCTGCCTCACCCCATATGATGCTGACGAGAAAAGCATTTTATTTGACATTCTGGACAAGCGCTATGGCAAAAAGAGCACAGTGATTCTCTCTCAAAAATCCCCAGATGCCTGGATTGATATTTTAAAAGGAGGTATTGATGGTGATTCACTGTCAGAATCTATTGTTGAGCGATGCTCTAACAATAATTACACACTTATTGTACCAGGCACTTCCCGCCGTACTTCTGTTGATGAAGATTAA
- a CDS encoding glycosyltransferase family 2 protein: MPKIAVIIPVFNKEKYIERCLNSIINQKYNSLLIILINDGSVDNTIKQISKYKYYDNMVLISQENRGQGAARNMGINFLNYIQLNNKLPTKGQLENFSQKKINMLTLNAGVFNFKSVNYVVYLDADDRWNKNFITSIFSKYNDADLYWYHLSFLHKLKFNNQDIVSNSQLLARLKDYNVEYIFFSCGGN, translated from the coding sequence ATGCCCAAAATTGCTGTTATTATTCCTGTCTTCAATAAAGAAAAATATATTGAAAGGTGCTTAAATTCTATTATAAATCAGAAATATAATTCCTTACTAATCATATTAATTAATGATGGGAGTGTAGATAATACAATTAAACAAATCTCAAAATACAAATATTATGACAATATGGTTTTAATTAGCCAAGAAAATAGGGGACAAGGCGCCGCAAGAAACATGGGTATTAATTTTCTAAATTATATTCAATTGAATAATAAATTACCAACCAAAGGGCAGCTAGAGAATTTTAGTCAAAAGAAAATTAATATGTTAACATTAAATGCTGGTGTATTTAATTTTAAGTCTGTTAATTATGTTGTATACTTAGATGCTGACGATAGATGGAATAAAAATTTTATTACTTCTATCTTTAGCAAATACAATGATGCAGATCTTTATTGGTATCATTTGTCTTTTCTTCACAAATTAAAATTTAATAATCAAGATATAGTCTCTAATTCCCAATTATTAGCACGACTAAAAGATTACAATGTAGAATACATATTTTTTTCCTGTGGGGGTAATTAA
- a CDS encoding glycosyltransferase family 29 protein, giving the protein MSVSIIVPCYNVNKYITRCLDSLALQTLTDIEIICVNDGSSDNTLEVLNSFCSKKNITIINKSNGGYGSAINAALELASSEYIAICESDDEVLPDCYELLYKESRLRNLDVCFYNSYIEVREGFKDNLITMYTPCFSDTIELTREQIKERIALANVGITTCIFKKEYITKNNIKMDESSKSYEDVGFILNILTREGKIGVMPGVGYLYHKDCSAQSVNNVSKFLNIIKSIEFSLHSTINTDPFYKGAILGYCLAHLVSYYNKSKNTDCLLVNKEIKNYIEYVLEENSEQQIYIRPNIRHTLTNLGFKNDFSCCSVQKEIQYKSLPTMGDSLDKSYSYIVSYSHYLFSLLRINSIEIENNLTKTLNDILVYENCYHSRNDVVFKRFIIWFIQTITFERLSKLSEQIKSRLFLLLKDLNIITDLSYLKPQVLSGAYSESLITTEEWATAKHYNDFYHFYKNGNEYYKNFLKYIKGKSIVVVGNAPNILNSKMGKFIDSHDIVIRFNNYPVEYKLIEDLGYKTSVWVLTPALDSIYYKINCINCDYILCFKSNVTYNKARVNTLNNFTQSGIRVALVPCDKYLWENNVRVMSLGLLVAELLYENRKNINTISFVGFDLKSQTKGVTHYFKGDPSDGKKLSFHKWNLEEQRLHMIINKLK; this is encoded by the coding sequence ATGTCAGTAAGTATAATTGTTCCTTGTTATAATGTAAATAAGTATATAACGCGTTGTTTAGATTCGTTAGCGTTGCAGACGCTAACTGATATTGAAATTATTTGTGTGAATGATGGCTCGTCAGATAATACTCTTGAGGTTTTAAATAGTTTTTGTTCAAAAAAAAATATTACTATTATCAATAAGTCAAATGGCGGATATGGCAGTGCAATAAATGCAGCTTTGGAACTTGCTAGTTCAGAGTATATCGCCATATGCGAGAGTGATGATGAAGTACTACCTGATTGTTATGAGTTGTTATATAAGGAGAGCAGGCTTAGAAACTTAGATGTCTGTTTTTATAATTCTTATATAGAGGTTCGTGAAGGATTTAAAGACAATTTAATAACAATGTACACTCCTTGTTTCTCAGATACTATAGAGTTAACACGTGAGCAAATCAAAGAACGCATAGCACTAGCTAATGTCGGTATTACTACCTGTATTTTCAAAAAAGAATATATTACAAAGAATAATATAAAAATGGATGAATCTTCAAAAAGTTACGAAGATGTGGGTTTTATTCTTAACATACTTACGCGCGAAGGAAAGATAGGAGTAATGCCTGGTGTAGGATATTTATACCACAAAGACTGTTCGGCGCAATCTGTTAATAATGTAAGTAAATTTTTGAATATTATAAAATCCATAGAATTCTCACTGCATTCAACTATAAATACAGATCCATTTTATAAAGGTGCAATATTAGGATATTGCTTAGCTCACCTTGTATCATACTATAATAAAAGTAAAAACACAGATTGCTTATTAGTTAATAAAGAAATCAAAAACTATATTGAATATGTATTAGAAGAAAACAGTGAACAACAAATTTATATTAGACCTAATATAAGGCATACTTTGACTAATTTAGGTTTCAAAAATGACTTTAGTTGTTGTTCTGTTCAAAAAGAGATTCAGTACAAATCACTACCGACTATGGGTGACTCATTAGATAAAAGTTATTCATATATAGTATCATATAGCCATTATTTGTTTTCGCTCCTAAGAATCAATTCCATTGAGATAGAAAACAATTTAACTAAAACACTTAATGACATACTTGTGTATGAAAATTGTTATCATTCTAGAAATGATGTAGTATTTAAACGATTTATTATATGGTTTATTCAAACAATTACATTTGAAAGATTAAGCAAACTCTCGGAACAAATAAAAAGCAGACTTTTTCTTCTCCTAAAAGATCTCAATATAATTACAGACCTTTCGTATTTAAAGCCACAGGTTTTAAGCGGAGCTTACTCAGAAAGTCTTATAACCACAGAAGAATGGGCCACTGCTAAACACTATAATGATTTTTATCATTTTTATAAAAATGGAAATGAATATTATAAAAATTTTCTAAAATATATTAAGGGTAAATCTATAGTGGTTGTTGGGAATGCACCGAATATATTAAATAGTAAGATGGGTAAATTTATTGATAGCCATGATATTGTCATTAGATTCAATAATTATCCAGTAGAATATAAACTTATAGAAGATTTGGGATACAAAACATCCGTTTGGGTACTAACTCCAGCACTAGATTCTATATACTATAAAATCAACTGTATAAATTGTGATTACATTCTATGCTTTAAATCAAATGTTACATATAATAAGGCACGTGTAAATACCTTGAATAACTTTACACAATCGGGGATAAGAGTTGCTTTAGTACCATGTGATAAGTATTTATGGGAGAATAATGTAAGAGTTATGAGTCTTGGCCTTTTAGTAGCCGAGCTTCTCTATGAAAATAGAAAAAATATTAATACCATTTCTTTTGTTGGATTTGACTTAAAATCACAAACTAAAGGCGTCACACACTATTTTAAAGGAGATCCTAGTGACGGGAAAAAATTATCGTTTCATAAATGGAATTTAGAAGAGCAAAGACTTCATATGATTATTAATAAGTTAAAATAG
- a CDS encoding glycosyltransferase family 4 protein translates to MQHYIHCHQGYDLNKGGSVGYISSLYNSFSQFNSSFLTKDNIKCNFIFPNILPDERISYQPLQSILDPRFCYIDNYELNNANKAFINQRRQWFREIIPITEYQKINSKNITSVHIHGAYNFLPIYNSLIRMGVESRVVKILTTHNPFKPECEDIELITRGRNFKKEDIEVFKYFYSQRDYWAFNLADALFFPTEESMEGYFETWPEFQTIVKNKPVFFCTTATERKNYDTSASVIRKELKIPSDATMLLYLGRFVNVRGYDILIEAAKKILSKNKNIYFVVVGESTRAPITSPNWIQLPFTKKPGNYINAADAVLCPNRGSLFDLSMIESLSLGKVIICNYVGGYKWLKEKISGVFYAERNNVDSFINAITEFCNTDKNRRIVLSNENRNFYESYLSLKNFQENYCSTIDNIYNYFEISDKYCSLSYCDKITSYPVANISSVSLVNAATVSQVKQHSTNNIEVDKNLPKLSDQKVSSKIISPTRRKLRKLVKNPKLYFKDLVLKRLK, encoded by the coding sequence ATGCAACACTATATACACTGTCACCAAGGATATGATCTTAATAAAGGTGGATCTGTCGGATATATCTCATCTTTATATAATAGTTTTTCTCAATTTAACTCATCATTTCTTACAAAGGATAATATAAAGTGTAATTTCATTTTTCCAAATATTTTACCAGATGAAAGAATATCTTATCAGCCTCTACAATCAATTTTAGATCCCAGATTTTGCTATATTGATAACTATGAATTAAATAACGCAAACAAGGCATTTATAAATCAAAGAAGACAATGGTTCAGAGAGATTATACCAATTACAGAGTATCAGAAAATTAACTCTAAAAACATTACTTCTGTCCATATACATGGCGCATATAATTTTTTACCTATTTATAACTCACTAATAAGAATGGGAGTAGAATCAAGAGTTGTTAAAATTTTAACGACACATAATCCATTTAAACCAGAATGTGAAGATATAGAGTTAATTACTAGAGGTAGAAATTTCAAGAAAGAAGATATAGAAGTATTTAAATATTTCTATAGCCAACGTGATTATTGGGCTTTCAATTTGGCTGACGCGTTATTTTTTCCAACTGAAGAAAGTATGGAGGGATATTTTGAAACATGGCCTGAATTTCAGACGATTGTAAAAAACAAACCTGTATTCTTCTGTACAACTGCAACAGAACGAAAAAATTATGACACAAGTGCTTCAGTCATTAGAAAAGAGCTTAAAATTCCATCAGATGCTACAATGTTGCTATATCTTGGAAGATTTGTCAATGTTAGAGGGTATGACATACTTATAGAAGCCGCAAAAAAAATATTATCAAAAAATAAAAATATATATTTTGTGGTAGTGGGTGAATCTACTCGTGCGCCAATAACTTCACCAAACTGGATTCAACTCCCTTTTACTAAAAAACCTGGAAACTATATAAATGCGGCTGATGCTGTTTTATGCCCTAATAGAGGTTCGTTGTTTGATCTTTCTATGATTGAGTCTTTATCATTAGGCAAAGTTATTATTTGCAATTACGTTGGTGGTTATAAATGGCTTAAAGAAAAAATTTCTGGTGTATTTTATGCTGAAAGAAATAATGTCGACTCTTTTATCAACGCAATAACAGAATTTTGTAATACTGACAAAAACAGACGAATTGTTTTATCTAATGAAAATCGTAATTTCTATGAATCTTATTTATCTTTAAAGAATTTTCAAGAAAATTATTGTAGTACAATAGATAATATATATAACTATTTTGAAATATCAGATAAGTATTGTTCATTATCATATTGTGACAAAATTACAAGTTATCCTGTTGCTAACATTTCATCAGTTAGCTTAGTAAATGCTGCAACTGTTTCACAAGTAAAACAGCACTCTACAAACAATATTGAAGTCGATAAAAATTTACCTAAACTTTCCGACCAAAAAGTAAGTTCAAAAATTATATCACCAACTAGAAGAAAACTGAGAAAATTGGTAAAAAACCCGAAATTATATTTTAAAGATTTAGTTCTTAAGAGGTTGAAATAA
- a CDS encoding VOC family protein, with protein MKEELKSHIGWVVPSISQAVSFFKLIGYNEISERTYDPIREINILFISNINQVIELIEPSSNKSIVYSYLKRNGPGPYHLCLSIDLNKEISSLEKIKFFPITQKQEAVALGNTNVQFYYSNNIGMIEIASD; from the coding sequence ATGAAAGAAGAGTTAAAAAGTCATATAGGATGGGTCGTACCTTCAATTTCTCAAGCAGTCTCATTTTTTAAACTAATTGGTTATAATGAGATATCAGAAAGAACATATGATCCTATAAGAGAAATTAATATTCTCTTTATTTCAAATATTAACCAAGTTATAGAATTGATTGAACCATCATCAAATAAATCTATAGTCTATTCTTACCTGAAGCGAAATGGACCTGGACCGTATCATTTGTGTCTTTCAATTGATTTAAACAAAGAGATTTCTTCATTGGAAAAAATTAAATTTTTTCCAATCACACAAAAGCAGGAGGCTGTAGCTTTAGGAAATACAAATGTACAATTCTATTATAGTAATAATATTGGAATGATTGAGATTGCGTCAGATTAA